Genomic segment of Vicia villosa cultivar HV-30 ecotype Madison, WI unplaced genomic scaffold, Vvil1.0 ctg.000045F_1_1_1, whole genome shotgun sequence:
ATTTTTCCTCGGTTATTTTAATAAACCGAGGTAGTAAGACATAATCTATTACCTCGATGTTTCATATAACTGAGGGAAAAAGTGGGACGCGCCAtccacttttgaaaaaaaaactatttgctAGAGATCGAACTCATGACCAATAAGTGTTTCTCCTTGGTGTAAGTTCAACCAAGGAGAAAAATGACGCACTTTTCATGACGCCGTTTGTTATCTCGCATAAATAACTGAGGTTAACCCTCTGTTCTAATTGAGGTTAAAAGTGTTTTTGTGGTAGTGGCTAACTATTGAACATGTATAAAATGAGATGTATATGATTGACTTTGCGACAGTTAAATCCTGATTAGATACAAAATTTCTACTCTTTGCCCCACAATTAAACTGTGGTTAACTTATGGCTCTGCACATAATTTCTCAAATGGTAGTGAATGTTGTTGGGCTTGGGTGTGACTCACACTTGGTGGTGAATATTGTTAGGCTTAGGTGTGACTCATAGTTAGTGGTGAATATTTTTCATTCTAACACTCAATTTTCTTAGCCTATTAAGAACAAATAGATTTTTTAGCGTCTTTTTTATTTCTCccgtttgaattttaattttagaatttcaCACATGTTTGTGAAAAGAATATATTTATGGATAAATTAACAATTTTAAGTCTTATTTATCTTGGATCTCATTAGTGGAATCTTATTTCTGCTATTATTTCTATAGAGTTTTTGAGAAACACGTAGTCCTTTATATTTCCTTTTTGTTTGTAACTTTTCTTTTGGGGTTTTAACCTAATCCATCATATTTTATATATTCTGAATAACAAAGCAGAAATCatttattaaacaaaaaaagaaaaaaaatagtaacacAAAGTATAGAAATAGCCAAGAGCATCTGAAGTGCGTAAGGACTAAAATATTGGAAACAAgctaagaaagaaacaaaaaaaaaaaaaaagctaaagaAATAACCACAATCAGAGggaaacaaacaaataaacaaaagacAACCAAACAACCAAGCTACACATGAGACCTCTGACAAGATAGACTTTTGGAGAGAGAAATCTAGAGAAAGATAGCCTCAAACACTCACACTAATCTAAAGGAGGACAACTGGCCGCCTAACACACCAATAGCTGCGCAACCATTTAAGCGGGTAGCACTCCCAGTCAACTAGAGAAATGAAAAGCCCCGAACAATGAGCTTGAACTCACTTCCAAGCcaagctaaaaataaaaatatcctGTTATTAGCCGTCAAGCATCCCTAGGAAAAAACTAACTTTATTCTCCATTTTCCAATTAATCCATATCATAGAATGTCAGATCAAGACCAAATCTAAAGACACATGTTTTGCAAAACAAAATCCTAAGCCAACTCAAAAACCCATAAGAACGAGTGAAGCACAGGCCCCGACAACCTAATCCAGCTATAAGACAAAGAGATTGTCCGAAGCCACTTCGCACAAGACAAAGAGATGATCTGCTTCACCTACCCGCGATACACTAAACACGCCCCAAAACTAGACTCTGACATAATTTTATGCCTTAGTAGATTTCGCCTAGTTGACAACCTATCCTTAAGCAACTGTCAAGAGAACACAACAACTTTAAAAGGCTCTTAACTCATCCAAATCTTAGAGAGCCCTTTCAAAACCATCTCTGACCTACCATCCCTTGACTTTAAATGAAGCCACCAAAGTGTCATAAGCAAAAGTGACCAAAAAACCCTGACCAAATTGGCTTCCAAATCCAAACATCTTCCTAGCCTCGCCTAACAATACCCGAAATAAGGTCTATCAAAGTCATTAGGAGCCCTTCCTCTTAGATTCAAAAAGTATGTCTCAATCTAAAGTTTCAAACTCAGACATCTATTTCCCTAGCACCCATAAAATTCACCACCTATGACTTCTAATCTGAGATGAGAAATAACCTCTCGAAAGAAACACACAGAGGGTAATACCTACCCAAACATCATGGGATAACCTAGTTTTCGGCCAATCCCAACCCTCGTCACGCAAGAGGAGGCAAACCACTCAGACATCTAATTTAGAGGAGCCTAGATAAGAGAAACACCTTTCCACCAATGAGAAAGTTTTCTAAGACCACAATTCCTACCTTCCAATGGGGATCCAAACACCCTCACCAACACCGTATCATCAACATACTGAAGATGAGACACTTCAAACCCTTTTGATCCCTCCTCGAACTCTTGAAACACACCAACCGAATCAGTCCTAGTTTTTGTTTTTCTTCCTTAATACATTTGTTCTAGTGCATGCACTACACTGTACACTAgtcttaaaaaaaacaaataatcatgAAACCGCATTTCATAATAATTAGAATCTTGCACTTCAATTGAAATCGTATATTGTAGCATTGCTTTATCTCATCTTTGACGAGAAAGTACAGACAACTAACTTTTCCATATAAAATCTCCACACACACCATACgcaaattttttgtcaaaatacaACAAATAAGAAAACAAGTGAACAAAATGATAAAAGCTACTCCATGATGAGTAACACTCAACTACAACCAAAAGATAGTAATAATTTAAAGCGTGACActgactttttaatttttttgaggAAGGTGTCTATTGATTTTATATGACACCCCACTTGGTTACGTGAACCAGTAGAGCTAGCTAGCTaccatatatgtatatatatagtatatataatTCTTTCATTTTTTCCAACCATTAACTTAGTATATAAACACATATACCTTCATTGCTCCATTTCATTCTTGTGGCTCAAGCAAGAGTTTAAGAAAATTTTGAAGTGAAAAAACAAAATGGAATGTTGTAGCCAAAAAAAGTTTGATAGAATGAAACCAATCATAGCTGTTGTGTTCTTGCAAATTGGATATGCTGGTATGGATGTTTTATCCAAAGCTGCACTGAACAAAGGAATGAGCAATTATGTACTCGTTGTTTATCGTCACGCCGTCGCCTTCGTCGTGATTGCTCCTTTTGCACTGATCTTAGAAAAGTAAGTTTAATCTCTTTATgtgtttatataaaaaaaaaaaaaattaacatgaaTGTTAATGTTAGTACATTTTTTTTACAGGAAAGTTAGGCCAAAGATGACATTTTCAATCTTTATGAAGCTAGTGGCTCTCAGTACACTAGAGTAATTTTCTGCATGGCTAATCACTTTTTTTCAtggaaaaaaaactttttttgatTCTGATGTTTTGAATTTCTAATATCAGGCCGGTAATCGATCAGAATTTATATTTCTTGGGAATGAAGTATACAACGGCTACTTTTGCGGTCGCTATGTTCAATGTCCTCCCTGCCATAACTTTCGTCATGGCTTGTATTTTCAAGTAAAATTTTCATCTTTACTCATAGcggaaaaaaaaattcaattaccAACAGATATTAGAGACAGACATAATATCTGTTGGTAATCGAATTTCGTCTGTCTCTAGATTTCTGTTGATAATTTAAATttctttactatttttttaattaatttggtttattaTTTTATCTAGACTTGAGAAGATAAAAATGAAAAGTGTACATAGTCAAGCAAAGGTGGTTGGAACATTAGCAACAGTTGCAGGTGCTATGGTTATGACATTGTTAAGAGGTCCAATACTTAATATTTTTGGGACACATGGAAACAGTGATCAAATCCAACATAATAGTGGAGCAAATCTTCAACATGCAATAAAGGGATCTATTATGATCACAATTGGTTGTTTTAGTTGTGCTTGTTTCATGATTCTACAAGTGAGTTTTCATCGAAACAAATCAAATGATATTTATATGTTTTCTTCTTCATCCCTATTTTATGAGTTCGGACACACACAACACAATACCAATACTGACACATTAATATCACACAGACGCACTTTCGAGGTGTCAGTGCTACAGAACTATTTACTAATaaagtttaattaatttttgtagACAATAACACTTGAAACATATCCGGCTGAGTTGTCACTTACAGCATGGATATGTTTATTGGGAACAGTTGAAGGTGGCATAGTGGCTTTGATTATGGAAAGGGGTGATTATTCTGTTTGGTCTTTGAATTGGGATACAAAACTTTTGGCTGCGGTTTATAGTGTAAGTTTTTTAACTATTAGTGAACATAATTATCGCTACCTTTTGATCATTTCATTAGAAAAATGAACATCACTTTTGATAAAGTTTAACAAGAGTATTTAAAAAAGTGATTAAAAGTTGAAGCCTACACTAACATCCAAAGGCTAGTATAAGCAAGGTTTAAAGGCTACATATATAATAGAAAAATGCAAACACAATCACTATGCACTAATGGTAATGGAAGCACCTTCATGTTTAAAATATGGTGAGACTAATTTTGTTTGTGTTGTGACCATAATTGTCAATTTTGATCCCGACCCAATTGTTTAATTGGGCGGACCGAAGAAACTATTTTCTCATTCAACTATTTAGTTTCTGGTTAACTCTCATATTAAACTATTCTTTCTGATTAAATAATCTCGTATTTTGCTCTTTTCATAAAATCCAAACACTTGTCAATCAAATAACACGGAGGCCCTTGTGGATCTCTCTTCTATCCGATGAaatcacaaaacaaacaaaaaaagcgATTCTTTGTGTTCCTAAGATAGACATTGCGAGTTTTCAACCACTTAATAAACTTTGTACAGTGAAATATTTTATGGAAAATTGATGAAGTACAAGAATAAATCATGTCTGACATCATATTCAAGTTTAATCAATGAATATTAATTAtggataaacataaaaataacatatattAGTTGTTTTTAACTATATTTAGAGATTAAATTAAGGGTAATGTTAACGCTAAATTAAGGCACTATAGTTTAGAGATTAAATTAAGGATAATGCTAACACATACTTTCAATTtataaatcttttaattgatatCTTAATATACAAGTTAGCATGATCCTTAAATTAATGATATATTTTATAGTTTAGCATCTTCTAACTATTAATTTAACATGAGTGCTAAGGGATTAACTAAATTATTGGATAAGATAATAGTTTAAGTACTTTTATTAATcttagtattttaaaaactaaatagATGAAATATTGATAATTTAGATATGAAATGGACCAATTATTCCATATAAAGCTATCTTTgcaaaaagttaaatataaacaaaatgaaAAAGTTGATTGAGTCATGGCTGTTCTGTCTTGTGTCAATCCACAAATGAGAGCTGAGTGTTACTTGAAACAATATTGTCATTAATAAACCAAACAGTAATTGCAACATAATGTGATTAAAACATTGATAGAAGCAATTcatattataattattactagtattatttattctaaattttaaatatattattcacaTGCAGGGTATAGTTTGTTCAGGAATGGCCTATTACATCCAAGGAGCTGTTATGAGATATAGAGGACCAGTTTTTGTAACAACTTTCAATCCTCTCTGTATGGTCATTGTAGCTATCATGAGCTCTATCTTTTTGGCCGAGAAAATATTCCTCGGAAGGTAACTATTTCTGACAGTATAAAATATCTTTACACTCTTTACACTGACAATGATGATTTATGTATGAGTTAAATACGTAAGCTAGTTATTAATATTCTGATAAACTTTTTAGGGTGATCGGCGCGGTTGTGATTATTTTAGGATTGTATTTAGTGGTGTGGGGTAAAAGCAAAGATTATGACACACCAAATTCAATTATTAAAGATGAAGCATTACCAGTTAAGGAAAGTACAGTGAGCAATGAGAAAGTGGAGAATCCTAATCCTAATCATGAAGTCATCACTAGCAGTAATTTTGCTGCAATAAAAGATCAAGATGAACAAGTGTGAAGAAATCAAAAAACTTCTCACTTTGGTAATTTAACAGCATCAACTATGTATGATTTGTAGTTGAGGTTTCTGATGTAACTTTATGATTTGTATtattagacaaaaaaaaaaacaccattaTGTGGAAACTTTGATGCAGggtattaattttaaatgataccATCAAATTCACAGGTctatcaaataatatatttaaggtttaatatttttttatccccccctttttttttttttataggattAAATGCAGTTTTGATTATCcaaattttttaattgtttgattttgttcctcaaAATTTCAATTATTTGCTTTTGGTCCcccaaattttttaattatttaatttcgaCCCCCTaaatttcaattgtttgattttgacctctcaaatttgtCCTTTTTTACATTTGATAGTCCTCTAATGACATTTAGATTAAActtctcttttattattattatttatttttttacattttctcttttttttttagaaaagtttTTCTTCTCGGCAATTctctttttcttatttaaatagtTAAGTTTTGAATGTAATAtcttgaaaatcttaaatattctattcaacatatgtttaatatataggaaattattttttacaaaaaaataatagaccactaactaattaaaataataaattctttGGCCAATAACTCcttcatatttaagcataaagaTCCGAAGTCTAACAATTCTATTGGGTCATATTGAATTTCTATATTTTTATAGAAGATATTGTACATTTTTCCATATAATAAAATAAGTTTGTTAAAAGGTTCACACATATTATTGGCTAAAGAGTCTGTTATTTTAATTAGCTATTTTCATTAGCTAGTGATCTATTTTTTTGTTACTGATCTATCTTTTTTATTGTCAAAATAATTTGTCATTAAATATAtgtaaaatgaaataattaagatTTTCAAGATATTCCGTTGAAAGCTTTAttattaaaagagaagaaaaatagaacccgtgaaaagaaaattagaaaaaaagaagttaaaaaagagataaagtaataaaaaaaaagtttagttTACATTTCAGTAAagactatcaa
This window contains:
- the LOC131622875 gene encoding WAT1-related protein At2g37460-like; amino-acid sequence: MECCSQKKFDRMKPIIAVVFLQIGYAGMDVLSKAALNKGMSNYVLVVYRHAVAFVVIAPFALILEKKVRPKMTFSIFMKLVALSTLEPVIDQNLYFLGMKYTTATFAVAMFNVLPAITFVMACIFKLEKIKMKSVHSQAKVVGTLATVAGAMVMTLLRGPILNIFGTHGNSDQIQHNSGANLQHAIKGSIMITIGCFSCACFMILQTITLETYPAELSLTAWICLLGTVEGGIVALIMERGDYSVWSLNWDTKLLAAVYSGIVCSGMAYYIQGAVMRYRGPVFVTTFNPLCMVIVAIMSSIFLAEKIFLGRVIGAVVIILGLYLVVWGKSKDYDTPNSIIKDEALPVKESTVSNEKVENPNPNHEVITSSNFAAIKDQDEQV